Part of the Amblyomma americanum isolate KBUSLIRL-KWMA chromosome 7, ASM5285725v1, whole genome shotgun sequence genome, CAGGAAAAGTCTATATATATACTCACTAAGCAACGCTAGCGTCTTTGTTACTTGCATCCGCCCgactggttcgaacccgaccgcggcggctgcgtttttatggaggaaaaacgctaaggcgcccgtgtgctgtgcgatgtcagtgcacgttaaagatccccaggtggtcgaaattattccggagccctccactacggcacctcttcttcctttcttctttcactccctcctttattccttcccttacggcgcggttcaggtgtccaacgatatatgagacagatactgcgccatttactttcccccaaaaccaattattattattattgacctcACATGGAACGCTGACATTATTGGAAAGTGGGTGCTTACAGCTGATGTAACGAAAACAGTTAAaattaaattggttgttggggaaaggaaacggcagagtatctgtctcacatctcggcggacacctgaaccgcgccgtaagggaaggaaggagtgaaagtagtgccgtagtggagggctccggaataatttagaccacctgggcatctttaactacctgccgcggtggctcagtggttagagcgctcggctgctgatccggggttccctggttagaacccgaccgtgccggctgcgtttttatggagggaaaacgctaaggcgcccgtgtgctgtgcgatatgtcagtgcccgttaaagattcccaggtggtcgaaattattccggagccctccactacggcacctctttcttcctttcttctttaactccctcctttatcccttcccttacggcacggttcaggtgtccaacgatatataagacagatgctgcgccatttcctttcccaaaaaaaacattattattattattattattattattattattattattattattattgttaatattattgttaatattattgttattattattgttgttattattattattattgttattattattattattattattattattattattattattattattattattattattattattattattattattattattattaccgtctttaacgtgcactgacatcacgtagcacaggggcgccttctgcgtttcgccgccatcgaaacacagccgccgcggtcgggttcgaacccgggtactcaggatcagtagctgagcgccctaaccactaagccacagcaGCGGATTACCAAAACAGTGCATAACGGTTTCTTTAGTTAGTCCTTTTTTGTGCGGAATTGCTTCTGTAAGattgagataaaaaaaaactgaacagaaTGCATTCATTCCAGCAGTGCAGTAATCTAGGCGTAGCACGAATTAAACCGCATTTTTTGTACTCGTATATAGCATGAACGCACCCAGTGCAAAGAAGAAGTAATTTGAGGTCTTTAACGGTGAATGAAGATGAATTGccgccggcaaaaaaaaaagttttttttttctctcgggcTCACAGGCATGCCTTCGCAACACCGAAGGGGCAGCACTCCCTGCGCATGTCGTCGATGACCTGCTTGCTTTCTGGAATCAGTACGTGCGCACCGTAGGATGAGCACGGGTACTTCCCATGCCGGGGGGCACCAATGCGTTTACCAAAAGAATAAACGCATCAAAGCTGTGACatcatgtttttattttttactgcgaAGGCACTGCTACTGtaccctccacccccccccccccttaaggaGCGCCATTCACCGCCAACATAcaccctaaacacgaatacgcctatacgggactAAAAAGGGGGTAGACGGTCCTCTATACCACCCCCTTTCataaaatggagtgcgctagatagatgacagcttactccctttttacacctgtCTGGAATGAACCTACTTATCTCCACATGGTGTCCACTCACTAGAAATCCACGCAGCAGCGGAACAAAAACTCGACGGAAAAATCGAATTGAAAGACACAGCGGATAATAAGCCAGCTGCCGTACAGAACCACCAGCCACCTCTCCACCACCCTAGCTAGGAGACTGCCCACTCACCCAACGCAACCCTCTAACGCACCTCTGCCCAAGTTCACCCTCCAGAAAATCTCAGTCGCAAGCGGGAAGCCTCGActtagagtaaaagcattcagtatttttttaaaaaaaagcattcagtATAGTAAAAGCATCGCTAATAAGGTGTAAATCCATGTGGTTTTGCAGAGCTGTCGTATCAGATGTCTGACCGTTCCGTATTTTTTTGTGAGCGTGTTCCGCGACGTCGACGTTGTCGGCGTAACACACCACGTGACAGGTGACGTGTGTAGCCGTGTGAGAGCTGGCGCGTGGCAggcagtagcagagcgaaacgccaccaaGCCACGGCGAGAGCGCAGGAATCGACAACCGGAAGGCGGCTGCCACGCGAAGGTCCCGGCGGGTGGCTATCAGTGTTCCGCGTACGCCACCTGCCAGTGGTGGCAGGTGGCATATGAAGAGCTGCGCTCacatttcgcattaccgactaccgCATTcgtccttcaatttttttaatCGAACACACAGCATATCATACAAGGCTGTCGCTTTAGCGTGGCCGGCGCTAATTCAAGGAAAGAAATGCTTGTCTCTAGTCACCTTGAAGAGATACCTGCAGAGAATACAGAAGAATATGTGTACAATGAAAAGCAGCGGTCGAGGTCGTCCTGAGGCGTATTCCGAACACTGCTTGCTGTGCATCGATGACGATAGCTCTTCGATGTCCACGTCGCTATGCTACAGGCAGCGCCAGATCGTCTCCAGTGAACGGCGACGCGCACCCGGGCGCAGTGAACAGCGGCGTCCTGGTCGCGTTGTCCTCTTGGCTGCCCCGCACGTTCTCACCAGCCGGCGCCAGTGAAGCTTCGACTACGGCCGTCGTGCGCCTGTTGTCTACGGCGTACACCGCGCGCCCCACGGCGGACGCGTTGCGCGCCAGCTCGATTCCTCCCGTCGGCTCGTGCAGGAGGCGCCAGGAGACCACGGCCAGTGCGGCAGACACCAGGGATAGTGCGGCGCCAGCGAAGAGTAGACTGCACGCGAACAGCCACAGCTGCCGCAGGCTGACCACGCCCGTGGGAGTCGACGGCACGGCTAGTGTGGCACCACCGCCTACGACTGAGTTGGAGGTCTGCTGCACCTAAAGGGACATGCAGATGTTCTTTCATGTGGACCGCATACAGGAACGCTAGTGAGGAAGAAATTTAGTGGCTGAGCCATCGCCTTAGCAGGAATATGCATGTGGTCTCCGTGCATGCAAGATCCCCACACATGTCCTTTGAAGCCCTGCACTAGGTCCCTGCCTCAAGGAGCTACTGTTTATTATTCACGCGCCCGGCTAGTGCGCACGAAAACATCACCTATTAATAAGATTCGTACGCGGCGCTagttgatgatgatcatgatgaatttttatggcgcaagggcatttgtggccggagcgccatggcagaaggtTTTTCTTCGACTCAAGGTAGGGTccagacccattttccaagcatttcaccttagaGATGTCGAGCACCAGG contains:
- the LOC144096981 gene encoding uncharacterized protein LOC144096981 — protein: MGGVASSVGEDSVESGTRRLISAGDDALPSVGESFVPDSDDDCCRRRCDYHHHHHYPHCQSSSLPAAVKTEEASASRPAAGSGSRLLLSVSSPPTPIAVGGRTLLPRRCAAAVSDKCPALSASGTAAAWRHLQAHEVQQTSNSVVGGGATLAVPSTPTGVVSLRQLWLFACSLLFAGAALSLVSAALAVVSWRLLHEPTGGIELARNASAVGRAVYAVDNRRTTAVVEASLAPAGENVRGSQEDNATRTPLFTAPGCASPFTGDDLALPVA